A window of the Gemmatirosa kalamazoonensis genome harbors these coding sequences:
- the paaB gene encoding 1,2-phenylacetyl-CoA epoxidase subunit PaaB gives MTSPESRASSLDSSDTQWPLWEVFTQEGQGAPHEHAGSVHAVDAEQALQNARDVYARRGKIVSVWVVPTASITASTPDDMGPFFDPGNDKPYRHPQFYKVPRGVRVY, from the coding sequence ATGACGAGTCCCGAGTCCCGCGCCTCGAGTCTCGACTCGTCCGACACGCAGTGGCCGCTGTGGGAGGTGTTCACGCAGGAAGGGCAGGGCGCGCCGCACGAGCACGCGGGAAGCGTGCACGCCGTGGACGCCGAACAGGCGCTGCAGAACGCGCGCGACGTCTATGCGCGGCGCGGCAAGATCGTCAGCGTGTGGGTGGTGCCCACCGCGTCGATCACGGCGTCGACGCCCGACGACATGGGCCCCTTCTTCGATCCGGGCAACGACAAGCCGTACCGGCACCCGCAGTTCTACAAGGTGCCGCGCGGCGTGCGGGTGTACTGA
- the paaD gene encoding 1,2-phenylacetyl-CoA epoxidase subunit PaaD: protein MTSAFAGGTADVWAALREVPDPEVPVISVVELGIVRDVAVDGDAVTVTITPTYSGCPAMREIERDIVAALEVRGFARVAVRTTYTPAWTTAWIDDDAREKLRAYGIAPPGPPEGPDLIPLRRRRVVPCPYCGSERTTLRSEFGSTACKAIHFCDACRQPFEEFKAI from the coding sequence GTGACCTCCGCGTTCGCTGGGGGGACGGCAGACGTCTGGGCCGCGCTGCGCGAGGTGCCGGACCCCGAGGTGCCGGTGATCAGCGTCGTGGAGCTCGGGATCGTGCGCGACGTGGCGGTCGACGGCGACGCGGTGACGGTGACGATCACGCCGACGTACTCCGGCTGTCCCGCGATGCGCGAGATCGAGCGCGACATCGTCGCGGCGCTCGAGGTGCGCGGCTTCGCGCGGGTGGCGGTGCGTACGACGTACACGCCGGCGTGGACGACCGCGTGGATCGACGACGACGCGCGCGAGAAGCTCCGCGCCTACGGCATCGCGCCGCCAGGGCCGCCCGAGGGGCCGGACCTCATCCCGCTGCGCCGCCGGCGCGTGGTACCGTGCCCCTACTGCGGCTCGGAGCGCACCACGCTGCGCAGCGAGTTCGGCTCGACGGCGTGCAAGGCGATCCACTTCTGCGACGCCTGCCGCCAGCCGTTCGAGGAGTTCAAGGCGATCTGA
- a CDS encoding alpha-ketoacid dehydrogenase subunit alpha/beta codes for MPVSSQPKPKAPPRDLLSRVDWRRVAYHTLVSRRLDDVEEATNRNKASVPREHVVLYQFSARGHDVAQTILGALLDHPHDAAGAYYRSRPLLLSVGLSIEDALASPLGRAGGFSDGRDIGVVCNLPNRNGPVVLPMSGDVGGQYTPVAGWAQAIGYHRDVLGDASWAGAIGVSLGGEASVATNGFWSALTMATTLSLPMLFYVEDNGLGISVPSRFQTPGANVARNLASFGNLHVRDGDGCDPLETVKLLTDCVDHVRAGRGPALVRLTVPRLSSHSGPDNQKAYRSPDDIAADEARDPLPRLRRFLAEHVLDAVELESIERQAERDVATALDAARARPVSDPARVKRFIYAEPVTPGDETPTGGVPEETLAALGSSDAPASDGPTVRFAEAVRRTIANELEVNPRVVVFGEDVGVKGGVHLVTEGLQKRFGERRVFDTSLSEEGIVGRAVGMAYAGLMPVAEIQFRKYADPATEQLNNCGTVRWRTNNRFAAPIVVRMPGGFGKDVGDPWHSLSDEVRFAHALGWQVAMPSNAADAVGLLRAAMRSKNPSIFFEHRALLMTSDGSAHYPGDDYVLPFGKAAVLREGSDVTLVTWGAMVHRCREAAERLGDRVELIDLRTVAPWDRACVLASVRKTGRCLVVHEDTLTAGFGAEIVATLAKDAFWWLDAPVERLCVEDVPMPYHPVLLEAVLPSAAAIGARLEALLSV; via the coding sequence ATGCCCGTCTCCTCGCAGCCGAAACCGAAGGCCCCGCCGCGTGATCTCCTGAGCCGCGTCGACTGGCGCCGCGTCGCATACCACACGCTCGTGTCGCGCAGGCTCGACGACGTCGAGGAGGCGACGAACCGGAACAAGGCGAGCGTGCCGCGCGAGCACGTGGTGCTGTACCAGTTCTCCGCCCGCGGACACGACGTCGCGCAGACGATCCTCGGCGCGCTGCTCGACCACCCCCACGACGCCGCGGGAGCGTACTACCGCTCGCGGCCACTGCTGCTCTCGGTCGGCCTGTCGATCGAGGATGCGCTCGCGAGCCCACTCGGCCGCGCCGGCGGGTTCAGCGACGGACGCGACATCGGCGTCGTCTGCAACCTGCCGAACCGGAACGGGCCGGTCGTGCTGCCCATGTCGGGCGACGTCGGTGGGCAGTACACGCCGGTCGCGGGATGGGCGCAGGCGATCGGCTACCACCGCGACGTGCTCGGCGACGCGTCGTGGGCGGGCGCGATCGGCGTGTCGTTAGGCGGCGAGGCGTCGGTGGCGACGAACGGGTTCTGGTCGGCGCTCACCATGGCGACGACGCTGTCGCTGCCGATGCTGTTCTACGTCGAGGACAACGGCCTCGGGATCTCGGTGCCCAGCCGCTTCCAGACGCCGGGCGCGAACGTGGCGCGCAACCTCGCGTCGTTCGGCAACCTGCACGTGCGCGACGGCGACGGCTGCGACCCGCTGGAGACGGTGAAGCTGCTCACGGATTGCGTCGACCACGTGCGCGCGGGACGCGGACCGGCGCTCGTGCGTCTGACCGTGCCGCGCCTGTCGAGCCACTCCGGCCCCGACAACCAGAAGGCGTATCGATCGCCCGACGACATCGCCGCCGACGAGGCGCGCGATCCGCTGCCGCGGCTCCGTCGATTCCTCGCCGAGCACGTGCTCGACGCCGTCGAGCTGGAGTCGATCGAGCGGCAGGCGGAGCGCGACGTCGCCACGGCGCTCGACGCGGCGCGCGCGCGGCCGGTGTCCGATCCCGCGCGCGTGAAGCGATTCATCTACGCCGAGCCAGTCACGCCGGGCGACGAGACGCCGACGGGCGGCGTCCCCGAGGAGACGCTCGCCGCGTTAGGCAGCAGTGACGCGCCCGCGAGCGACGGCCCCACCGTGCGGTTCGCGGAAGCGGTGCGCCGCACGATCGCGAACGAGCTCGAGGTGAACCCGCGCGTCGTCGTGTTCGGCGAGGACGTCGGCGTGAAGGGCGGCGTGCACCTCGTGACCGAGGGGCTGCAGAAGCGCTTCGGCGAGCGGCGCGTGTTCGACACGTCGCTGTCCGAGGAGGGGATCGTCGGCCGTGCCGTCGGGATGGCCTACGCGGGGCTCATGCCCGTGGCCGAGATACAGTTCCGTAAGTACGCCGACCCGGCGACCGAGCAGCTCAACAACTGCGGCACCGTGCGCTGGCGCACGAACAACCGCTTCGCCGCACCGATCGTCGTCCGCATGCCCGGCGGCTTCGGCAAGGACGTCGGCGACCCGTGGCACTCGCTGAGCGACGAGGTCCGCTTCGCGCATGCGCTGGGCTGGCAGGTGGCGATGCCGTCGAACGCCGCCGACGCAGTGGGGCTGCTGCGCGCCGCGATGCGATCGAAGAATCCGTCGATCTTCTTCGAGCACCGCGCCCTGCTCATGACGAGCGACGGCAGCGCGCACTATCCGGGCGACGACTACGTCCTGCCGTTCGGGAAAGCCGCGGTGCTGCGCGAGGGAAGCGACGTCACGCTCGTGACGTGGGGCGCGATGGTGCACCGCTGCCGCGAGGCCGCCGAGCGGCTCGGCGATCGCGTGGAGCTTATCGATCTGCGCACCGTGGCGCCGTGGGATCGCGCGTGCGTGCTGGCGTCGGTGCGGAAGACGGGGCGCTGTCTCGTCGTGCACGAGGATACGCTGACGGCCGGCTTCGGCGCGGAGATCGTCGCGACGCTCGCGAAGGACGCGTTCTGGTGGCTGGATGCGCCGGTGGAGCGGCTGTGCGTGGAGGACGTGCCGATGCCGTACCACCCCGTGCTGCTCGAGGCCGTGCTGCCCAGCGCCGCGGCGATCGGCGCGCGATTGGAGGCGTTGCTTTCCGTCTGA
- the paaC gene encoding 1,2-phenylacetyl-CoA epoxidase subunit PaaC: MLRLGDDRLVLGQRLAEWCGHGPILEEDIALANISLDLFGQAALLLKLAGETEGKGRDEDALAFLRDAVEFRNVQLVELPKGDFGFTIARQFLFDAYSELCYAELARSTHAELAGIASKAHKEIRYHLRHSTDWILKLGDGTPESHARVQSAFDDLWRFTGELFESDDVDRAVAEQGIGVDPSTLRPRWRTRVEAVLAEATLRVPNDGVMASGGRRGRHTEYLGHMLAEMQSVARAHPGAQW; encoded by the coding sequence CTGCTGCGGCTCGGCGACGACCGGCTGGTGCTCGGCCAGCGGCTGGCCGAGTGGTGCGGCCACGGGCCGATCCTCGAGGAGGACATCGCGCTCGCGAACATCTCGCTCGACCTGTTCGGCCAGGCGGCGCTGCTGCTGAAGCTCGCCGGCGAGACGGAGGGGAAGGGGCGCGACGAGGACGCGCTCGCGTTCCTGCGCGACGCGGTGGAGTTCCGCAACGTGCAGCTCGTGGAGCTGCCGAAGGGCGACTTCGGCTTCACGATCGCGCGGCAGTTCCTGTTCGACGCGTACTCGGAGCTCTGCTACGCGGAGCTCGCGCGCAGCACGCACGCGGAGCTCGCGGGAATCGCGTCCAAGGCGCACAAGGAGATCCGCTACCACCTGCGCCACAGCACCGACTGGATCCTCAAGCTCGGCGACGGCACGCCGGAGAGTCACGCGCGCGTGCAGTCCGCGTTCGACGACCTGTGGCGGTTCACGGGCGAGCTGTTCGAGTCGGACGACGTCGACCGCGCCGTCGCGGAGCAGGGGATCGGCGTCGACCCGTCGACGCTGCGGCCGCGCTGGCGCACGCGCGTGGAGGCGGTGCTCGCCGAGGCGACGCTGCGCGTGCCTAACGACGGCGTGATGGCGAGCGGCGGGCGCCGCGGCCGGCACACGGAATACCTCGGGCACATGCTGGCCGAGATGCAGAGCGTGGCGCGGGCGCACCCCGGGGCGCAGTGGTGA